A window from Parafrankia irregularis encodes these proteins:
- a CDS encoding RHS repeat-associated core domain-containing protein — protein QNYTYDGLDRLATRNSAPFTYAGLEKEPATDYSSSFSRDPDGDLVAVGSSAGNWATLTDTHGDLVAAFTTAGALTDSRSYDPFGDPVVAGNPAVHVGFQGSWTDPDTDRVSAQARWYTPGTGTFASRDTASLPISGTAAANRYTSFEIHVYRGGPEVGMYGSNGFFNKYGLKATAADSPEQVNNRLKGIAVDWVRKIGQIASGVDIAGDAWKRPMIGSDPCP, from the coding sequence GCAGAACTACACCTATGACGGTCTGGACCGGCTCGCGACCCGTAACAGTGCGCCGTTCACGTACGCCGGGTTGGAGAAGGAACCGGCGACGGACTACTCGTCGTCGTTCTCCCGTGATCCGGATGGTGACCTGGTCGCGGTCGGTTCGTCGGCGGGGAACTGGGCGACGCTCACCGACACCCATGGTGATCTCGTCGCGGCGTTCACGACCGCCGGTGCGCTGACCGACAGCCGTAGCTACGACCCGTTCGGTGATCCTGTCGTGGCGGGGAACCCGGCGGTGCATGTGGGTTTCCAGGGCAGCTGGACGGATCCGGATACCGACCGGGTCTCCGCGCAGGCCCGCTGGTACACCCCGGGCACGGGGACGTTCGCGAGCCGTGACACGGCGAGCCTGCCCATCAGCGGGACCGCGGCGGCGAACCGGTACACCTCGTTCGAGATCCATGTCTACCGGGGAGGGCCGGAGGTTGGTATGTACGGAAGTAACGGCTTCTTTAATAAGTACGGCCTGAAAGCGACCGCAGCGGATTCTCCGGAGCAAGTTAATAATCGACTGAAGGGTATCGCTGTTGACTGGGTGCGTAAAATTGGCCAGATTGCGTCTGGTGTCGACATTGCGGGCGATGCTTGGAAGCGTCCTATGATCGGATCGGATCCTTGTCCATGA
- a CDS encoding sulfite oxidase translates to MWGKRDDMVVHEREPFNAEPPPGVLADAPITPVEAFYSRNHGPVPGTDRDSWRLAVAGLVDRPLSLSLSDLRRDFEPCTLAVTLQCAGNRRAGMAAVREIPGEDPWGDGATSTAEWTGVRLADVLAAARPTGRAAHVAFEAVDVSPLARPAQPYGASIPFAKASAPEVLLAWAMNGRPLPAAHGAPLRVVVPGYIGARSVKWVRRVVVRAEPSDNYFQAVAYRLLPPDADPDRAGPGDGLSLGPIALNSAILRPADGTSVPPGRTTVRGYALAGEHRRVARVDLSADGGASWRQAELDPAAGAYTWQLWHADVTLPPASDVELIARAWDDTGALQPESPRALWNPKGYANNSWPRATIHTSPRP, encoded by the coding sequence GTTCTACAGCCGGAACCACGGACCCGTCCCGGGCACGGATCGGGACAGCTGGCGGCTTGCCGTGGCCGGGCTGGTGGACCGCCCGCTGAGTCTCTCGTTGTCCGATCTGCGCCGTGACTTCGAGCCGTGCACCCTGGCGGTGACCCTGCAGTGCGCCGGCAACCGGCGGGCCGGGATGGCGGCCGTGCGGGAGATTCCCGGGGAGGACCCGTGGGGCGACGGCGCCACGTCCACCGCCGAGTGGACCGGGGTCCGGCTCGCCGACGTCCTCGCTGCCGCCCGCCCGACCGGCCGCGCCGCGCATGTGGCCTTCGAGGCGGTCGACGTCTCCCCCCTCGCCAGGCCCGCACAGCCCTACGGCGCCTCGATCCCGTTCGCCAAGGCGAGCGCGCCGGAGGTGCTGCTGGCCTGGGCGATGAACGGCCGGCCGCTGCCCGCCGCACACGGCGCACCGCTGCGGGTCGTCGTGCCGGGCTACATCGGGGCACGCAGCGTCAAATGGGTCCGGCGGGTCGTCGTGCGGGCCGAGCCGTCGGACAACTACTTCCAGGCGGTCGCCTACCGGCTCCTGCCGCCAGACGCCGATCCCGACCGGGCAGGCCCGGGAGACGGCCTGTCGCTGGGACCGATCGCGCTGAACAGCGCGATCCTGCGCCCCGCCGACGGGACGTCGGTACCTCCCGGCCGGACGACCGTGCGCGGCTACGCGCTGGCCGGGGAGCACCGCCGGGTGGCCCGGGTCGATCTGTCCGCCGACGGCGGCGCCAGCTGGCGCCAGGCGGAACTCGACCCTGCGGCCGGCGCGTACACCTGGCAGCTCTGGCACGCCGACGTCACGCTTCCTCCCGCCTCGGACGTCGAGCTGATCGCGCGAGCCTGGGACGACACCGGGGCGCTGCAACCCGAATCGCCGCGGGCGCTGTGGAACCCGAAGGGCTACGCCAACAACTCCTGGCCCCGCGCCACGATCCACACCTCGCCCCGCCCCTGA